A DNA window from Paraburkholderia sp. IMGN_8 contains the following coding sequences:
- a CDS encoding AI-2E family transporter translates to MTVNHRQSLFWSAAALAAGVLLWNLRVVLTPFLLGALIAYVLQPGVEWLVRHRTPRGLAALLMMSVFALLVALLILLVFAVIQKEGPELMKRAPLVLAKFDEWLKPSVAFLGLSYSLDPTHIRDALAAHLKAGEHGAVFAVWQYLRTSGDAMISVVSNVVLVPLVLFYLLYDRPEAFARMESFVPRRWLGKTREFVREIDHMMSQYLRGQLLVIAVLAGFYSIALKIVGLDMALPVGLLTAVAVLIPYLGFASGLAFALLAALLQFGNWYGFGAVLAVYGTGQILESIVLTPRFVGQRIGLHPLAVIFALLVFGRLFGFFGVLLALPASAIVASALRELGRRYVSSTLYRN, encoded by the coding sequence ATGACTGTAAATCATCGCCAATCTCTGTTCTGGTCTGCCGCAGCTTTAGCGGCTGGCGTCCTGCTGTGGAACCTGCGAGTCGTTCTTACGCCGTTTCTCCTTGGGGCGCTGATTGCCTATGTCTTGCAGCCCGGCGTGGAGTGGCTGGTACGCCATCGCACGCCGCGCGGACTGGCGGCGTTGCTGATGATGTCTGTGTTCGCTTTGCTTGTGGCGCTTCTGATACTGCTGGTGTTCGCCGTGATTCAAAAGGAAGGGCCTGAACTTATGAAGCGCGCTCCTTTGGTGCTCGCGAAGTTCGATGAATGGCTGAAACCTTCGGTGGCTTTCCTCGGACTGAGCTATTCGCTCGATCCGACCCATATCCGCGACGCGCTGGCGGCCCATTTAAAGGCGGGCGAGCACGGGGCCGTTTTCGCCGTATGGCAGTACCTGCGCACGAGCGGCGACGCGATGATCAGTGTCGTAAGCAACGTGGTGCTGGTGCCGCTAGTCCTTTTCTATCTGCTGTACGACAGGCCTGAAGCATTCGCGCGCATGGAGAGCTTCGTGCCCCGGCGCTGGCTCGGCAAGACGCGCGAATTCGTGCGAGAGATAGATCACATGATGTCGCAGTACCTGCGCGGGCAATTGCTGGTTATTGCAGTGCTAGCCGGGTTCTATTCCATTGCACTGAAAATTGTAGGGTTGGATATGGCGCTGCCCGTCGGACTCCTCACCGCGGTCGCCGTACTTATCCCGTACCTTGGCTTTGCGAGCGGGCTCGCATTTGCTTTGCTCGCCGCGCTCTTGCAGTTCGGCAACTGGTATGGGTTTGGCGCGGTGCTCGCTGTTTATGGCACCGGCCAGATCCTCGAAAGCATTGTTCTTACCCCGAGGTTCGTTGGTCAGCGCATCGGCCTGCATCCGCTTGCGGTCATCTTTGCCTTGCTGGTTTTTGGGCGGCTGTTCGGCTTTTTCGGCGTGCTGCTGGCGCTGCCGGCCAGCGCCATCGTCGCTTCGGCACTGCGTGAATTAGGTCGCCGCTACGTGTCAAGCACACTTTATAGGAATTGA
- a CDS encoding TetR/AcrR family transcriptional regulator, with amino-acid sequence MFDTRGRRVTKRTPSPERPAVVAATRSTTRGVRRKEETRTRLLDAALRLMAERGMEGVAISEITAAADVGFGSFYNHFESKGAIYAALIEQVFEDYADMLDVIAGGLPDPAEAIAVSVRHTLMRARGEPLWGRFLIREGLSDRALRHGLGQRLWRDTQRGIADKRFFIADPFVGLLSLKGTLLAAAAAQLHFMTPASGVLDGLGAEREHFAERTAAVVLQMLGLQRAEAEHIAMRALPELNGTGRSGQPRLRTVPLGPPALRRPGKRKSSAG; translated from the coding sequence ATGTTCGATACCCGTGGACGCAGGGTCACCAAACGCACCCCGTCGCCGGAGCGGCCTGCGGTCGTCGCGGCGACGAGGTCCACTACGCGGGGCGTTCGCCGGAAAGAGGAGACGCGAACCCGTCTGCTGGACGCGGCTCTTCGACTAATGGCCGAACGCGGCATGGAGGGCGTGGCCATTAGTGAAATAACCGCCGCCGCCGACGTGGGCTTCGGCTCGTTCTACAACCATTTCGAATCGAAGGGCGCGATCTATGCTGCACTCATCGAGCAGGTATTCGAAGACTACGCCGACATGCTCGATGTCATCGCGGGTGGGCTGCCCGATCCCGCGGAAGCGATCGCGGTGTCCGTTCGTCACACACTCATGCGGGCGCGCGGCGAGCCGCTATGGGGACGCTTTCTGATCCGCGAAGGACTTTCGGACCGAGCGCTACGCCATGGTCTGGGACAGCGGCTGTGGCGTGATACTCAACGGGGCATTGCAGACAAGCGCTTCTTCATCGCCGATCCGTTCGTCGGTTTGCTTTCGCTCAAGGGTACTTTGCTTGCTGCAGCGGCCGCACAACTTCATTTCATGACGCCCGCGAGTGGCGTACTGGACGGGCTGGGCGCTGAACGTGAGCATTTCGCGGAGCGAACCGCCGCAGTCGTGCTGCAGATGCTGGGTCTCCAGCGCGCCGAGGCGGAGCATATCGCAATGCGGGCTCTCCCCGAACTGAACGGCACCGGAAGGAGCGGGCAGCCGCGACTGCGAACGGTGCCGCTCGGCCCACCCGCGTTGCGCCGTCCTGGGAAGCGCAAGTCATCCGCCGGTTGA
- a CDS encoding TetR/AcrR family transcriptional regulator — protein sequence MPDVPNPRASRRRAQKAPSSPRETSDGRYPRGARRKRETRARLLDAAFWLVAEKGMNSVTIAQITEAADVGFGSFYNHFDSKEGIFTALVDWLFEEFANTLDRLASGLSDPAEVVAVSVRHTLLRAYREPVWGRMLIREGLSPCALNRGLGQRLLRDSERGISQRRFVVADQLMCLISVIGTVLAGTAVELHFAASSKRTVRVRKMAPSKEEIFAESTAAIVLQAFGLKRMEAERVARRPLPVVPDLPTIPEA from the coding sequence ATGCCAGACGTCCCGAACCCGCGCGCCAGTCGTCGACGCGCGCAGAAAGCGCCCAGCTCGCCGCGCGAGACCAGCGATGGACGCTATCCGCGAGGCGCCAGGCGCAAGCGTGAGACGCGCGCTCGCCTGCTCGACGCTGCGTTCTGGCTCGTCGCAGAGAAGGGCATGAACAGCGTCACCATCGCCCAGATCACGGAGGCAGCCGACGTCGGCTTTGGCTCTTTCTATAACCACTTCGATTCGAAGGAAGGCATCTTCACGGCGCTCGTCGATTGGCTTTTCGAAGAATTCGCCAATACGCTGGATCGTCTCGCGAGCGGGTTGTCGGATCCGGCGGAGGTGGTCGCTGTATCCGTGCGCCATACGCTCTTGCGCGCCTACCGGGAGCCGGTATGGGGGCGAATGCTCATACGTGAAGGGTTATCCCCGTGCGCGCTGAACAGAGGTCTGGGTCAGCGGTTGCTGCGAGATAGCGAAAGAGGGATTTCGCAAAGACGCTTTGTGGTCGCAGATCAGCTGATGTGTCTGATCTCGGTGATTGGTACCGTCCTGGCCGGGACTGCCGTCGAATTGCACTTTGCTGCCTCGTCCAAGCGGACCGTTCGCGTGCGAAAGATGGCCCCGTCCAAAGAGGAGATATTCGCCGAAAGCACTGCGGCCATTGTGTTGCAGGCGTTTGGTCTCAAACGTATGGAGGCGGAGCGTGTTGCACGGCGTCCGTTGCCCGTTGTCCCCGATCTGCCGACCATCCCAGAAGCTTGA